tgtgagagttggaccataaggaagtaTGGCCATAAgtagtatggctgtgagagttggaccataaggaagaccaagcgcagaagaatagatgctttcgagctgtggtgctggagaagaatcttgagagtcccttggactgcaagaagatcgaatcagtcagtcctaagggaaatcaaccctgactgttccctggaaggtcagatgctgaagctgaaatactttggccaccaaatgagaagggagcactcactggagaagaccctgatgctgggaaagacagaaggcaaaagaagaaggggatggcaaaagatgagatggctggacagcgttactgatgtaacttacacaaatttgagcagtcttcggaggatgatggaagacaggaggacctggtgtgactttgtccaaggggtcgcaaagagtcggacttgactgtgcgactgaacaacaatttcccttttttttgggggggggtgtattttatgtgtgtgtgtctgcacctggaagacaTTTCaacctggtgactgacccctaacaaggatattcagggaggtggctgactaagcctgcccctgcctcctgactgggtatttcaaggacagtctcccatccaagtcctaaccacagtcaaccctgcttagcttctgacatctgacaagatcaggcttgcctaggctatccatgtcagggctgTCTAACCACCTTCCTGTTAGATCTTCCCAGTACAGCCCCCTTGTGGTCGATTCAGAGCATTTAATTGATCTGGTGCTCTGTCTATGAGATACATTTCTGTGTACCTGTCACAGAGGGATACAAACgatctaaatgaataaatattgaAAACTGGAGGAGCGGGGAGGACACAATGGGAGAGAGACAGATGTAAACCTGCAACTCCTCCAGCTGCTTGTGAAAAAGAACTGCTTGTGaaaaagccaccctgagcctgcctcagcagggagggtgggatataaatgcgaaaaataaataaataaataaataataactgtGGTTTTCCCTTGAGAGTAATCCGCTTTTCTCGGCTCCATATATGGAAACAGGCTCTTTGCCATACTCATGTACACAGAACAGGGGAAGTGGGCTGCAAATGGGAACACAAGGGGGAACCCAACGATCTGTAGCAAAAACAACCGTGTCTTCCTGAAAGACTTTCCCCAATGTATCTGGAAGCCCCACAGCTATGTGAATCCAGGCGGCTGCCTGTATTGCCTACAGAACATTCCTGGCTGAAAGGGAGGGGCTATCTGCAATCACTTGTATAACAGAATTCAGCAGCTGCTTCTACGTAGGCAAATTGCAAGAGACAGAGAAGAGCGTGGGCAGGAACTGAGAAGAGGCTTTGATCCTCTCCACAAGCCACAGGATCTGGTAAGACTTTCACTTAATCTGTCATAAATCTGTCACTAAAAGCTGAAtagctctatcttttgatctggctCATAATCCTTTGCCTTGAACTGTGTGGCACTGGAGTGTGTTTTTGAAAACCTGAACTGGCTCTTCCAGTTGTATTTCCTAAGAAGCAATTTGATCTGCACAAATAGAGGTGACCACCTTCTAAAGTTCTGAGCATCGAACTGTCCTTAAAGGCACTTTTCAGAGCTAAGTTCAAAAGTTGTTCATAGAATTATTCAtaaaatcatggagttggaagggacctccagggtcatctagtccaaccccctgcaccatagaggaaattcacaaatacctccccctagattcacaggatccacattgctgtcagatggccatctagcctctgtttaaaaacttccaaggaaggagaatcaaaTCTTATCCATAAGGGATCTACACTTTTGAGTGCTTGAAAGCTATATGAAAGGTTTTACTGTTCTATCATTTGCAGTTAGAATCCTCTTGTTGTAAGTCATGTGGAGACTAATCCATGAGGTAAAAGTGGGGGAGAATAGCCAGAAATTCTTCAGCCATGGCTGGAAATATTGCTTTTCTGGCATGGGTGTGCCTTTGATGGCAAAGTAATACATTCCTTTTTGAGGTGATTTGAAATTACTGGGAATGTTTGTTCATATTATTTTTGCAGATGCCAAATATGGGTGTGGCACAATTCATATTTCAGCTCTGTTGTGCAGACAACTTGCCAGGGTGAACATACAGTCAGAGACTAGGAACAATCACATTTTGGAGATGGTGTTCCTCTTATATCCTGATGTGCTTTAGGATCACTTTGTATTCTGTTGGAAAAATCACTGACTTTGCCTCCAAATCAAATAGGAACCAGTATGACCttgcctgtttgtttgttttactggtTGTGCTCTTGCCAAGAAATAACTCTACAGCAGGCATCACATGCTAAATTGCTGTTTCTGATGCAACTCTTAAAGGCATAGTAGCCAAGCTAGAAAAATGCTGAAAACTTTAACAGGAGGAAAGACACCTGAGTTAAGACCAGCCAGGCATTCATGTTGAGTTTACATagtctagccagtttggtgctatggttaagagcagtagactctaatctggaagaactgggtttgattccccactccttcatatgcagctgctggatgaccttgggcaagccacagttctctcagagctgttctctcaagagcagtttctgtcagagctctcagccccaccaacctcatagggtgtctgttgtggggagaggaagggaaagcagattgtaagccactgtgggactccaagtgaaggctggagtataaattcagtctcctcctcctcattatcatcatgttgttgttgctgttgttcttcTTCATTATCATCACCCTTAAGTTCCCAGAGGAAGAACTTAAGGAGAGGAAAAGCAACAGATCAGTCTACAAGGCAGTTATGTAATTTGGAAAAGCCAAGCTGGTCTTGCATCTGATCAGACTGGCATGTATACAGGAGAGGTGGATTCAGAACATTAACCTTTGCTCAACACACCTTAATGTTTTCCACCGAGGTTAGGCACTTATAATTTCCCTGTTACTGGTGTGGCTGCCATATGGCAGTTTTAGTTTCCCTGCCTTAGCCTCCCAGTAGCAAACATTACTCTACTGCATACTACCAGGGTTTTccaggttttatttttaaaggcaattttaaacatttttgtgtttgtttattagatttgtgttccaccctttctcaaaggctcagggtggattgcaacaataaaacaactGGATATAAAAATACGTAGTATACAATAAAGTCAGACCCTGGTCATTCATATATAATCGATAAAACATAAAGAAGTGGGTAAACTTCaagaaggagccctgtggcgcagagtggtaagctgcagtactgcagtcgaagctctgctcatgacctgagttcgatcccggagtAAGTTGGGTTCAAgattgactcggccttccatccttccaaggtcggtaaaatgaatgccCATCTTCccgggggtaaagtgtagatgaaccaccccataaaaagtctgccaagaaaacatcatgatgtgatgtcaccccatggattggtgcttgcacagtggctATTTTATCTAAGTTTCAAGAGAGCCAACAGAACAAGATCAGGCTGAAGAGAGTGGAGGAAGAGGGAAAAGGCTTTACTCGGCTGCCTgaatcccaagggagaaatacgaAAAGCTGCTCCTCATACAGCATTCCACAAGGGTGGGACCAAGATAGAAAAGGCTTTTGTCCTGGTGGTAGCCAAGTGGACCTCTCAGGGACTCAGCACCACCAACAAGTTGTGTGATGATGAGCGCAGTGCATGAAGGGAGCTATAGTGAGAGGGCTGGTCCCTCAGATTTGacagtcacataagagaagccatgttggatcaggccaatggcccatccagtccaacactctgtatcacacagaggccaatacatacacacacacacacacactgtggctaatagccactgatggacctctgctccatatttttatccaatcccctcttgaagctggctatgcttgtagccgccaccacctcctgtggcagtgaattccacatgttaatcaccctttgggtgaagaagtacttccttttatccgttctaacctgactgctcagcaatttcattgaatgcccacgagttcttgtattatgagaaagggagaaaagtacttctttctctactttctccatcccatgcataatcttgtaaacctctatcatgtcacccctcagtcgacgtttctcctagctaaagagccccaagcgttttaacctttcttcagagagaaagtgttccaaaccttttatCATTCTATTTTATCATACAACAGGAAACACACCAGACATTACTCAGGATCATTCCTGCAGCTTCCATGCTGTAGAAGGATTAAAGATAAATTCCTCTATAAAGCCAGCAGTTCCTCAAGGTGttttgctgctactgctgctctaCCCTCAGGAGCCAAAGAAGATGATCCTCCTTATTTTTTTGCTACTCCTTTTCCTTTAGAAATGGCACAAAAAGTCATTTAAGAGAATGaacagagagaactttttctccctctcctccccacaatTAGTAGAATTTGGGAGGCATCCAGCGAAGGTGACAGGCATGAGATACAAGATACTTCTTTACTCactgaatgattaaaatgtggaattcactgcaagagGATGTAGCCATAGTCACAGACAATTTAAAAGTAGATTAGAGAACCTCCATtttctttgaatcccagagccagggaggcaacatcaggggaaggccttgaacTCTCTGCCCTGTAGAATAGGCATGTATATTTCATCAAATAAAGCACCTCATTaaaaattgtattatttaaatatattaacaAGGTCACCATCAGTCTAGCCCACTTACATGTTATCCACTCTGCTACTGATTTTTGTTAGGAAAATTTTACATTTAAACATGCCGCCGTGTCAGTATTGCACACACATGAGACAACTGCATAAGAATCAGGCCAGCAATGGGAAACGTGTTCCAGAGGTAGAGATAATGGGACTGCCCGTGTCTCAAAACCAGAAGCTTCAACTGGCAAAGAATGCTGCAGCTatactgttattggggctccccttgtggaaacacattcagcctgtgctgaaagcgctgcactggttacctattgcatactggattcgttacaaggtgctggtgctTTAAGGCAATATAAGGCAATACATGTCTttttccacatgttccccagagagtactatggTCAGAGTTCAAAAACTTTCTtttgatccctggccctaagatGGCCAGGCTAaagacaactagagccagggccttctctgtcacagcTCCATATTGGGGGAATGAGCTTTCTAAAATGTGAGGGATCTGCAGGATCTTCCtcaattccacagagcctgtaagaccATGCTCTTCTGCCAAGCCTTTGACTGTTAAGATTGAAGACTGCCATATTAAGTGAAATAATCTAACCACCTGAATGCGCAGACCTGATCTTATGTCTCAACAGAACATCTGGACAAATTAGCTGAAAATATGAAATTATACTTTTGCCATCATTAAACATTAAATACATTAGCATCTCTAAAATGTGGCTATAGTTCCtgttgctgttttaaatgcttttattatgatattgtttatatttgttatttgtgtaatagttttattgatatgtaagctgccctgagcctgcttcagtggggagggtgggatataaatctaataaataaataaatacatcctgGAATATGTAGGTAACCCTTTTTAAGTTCTTGAAGCCTTGGGAAATGTTAAAATATTTACAGCAgtatataaaccaggggtggtcaaactgcagctcaggagccacatgcagctctttcactgatattgtgcggctcctggaggtcaagagggaacttaatgcaggcttactctcaaataaGCATGCTTAGCACTGGTACCTCTGAGCGCTGactcataggtaggcaactatttccactgtgtgtgaagtgggaaaggagggggaaatgggcaggcttgcaagctcttttccACCACAGTGGTCACACAGAGACAGAGCAGGGGAAGAAAGTGCAAGagccgagggagccactggaCAGAAGGATAGAATTAAAGAGTGTagtgcagccccccaccccccgtttagTTGCACAGTCTTTgttggagctgtatttactaaccttcatgtcaaggcaaagagagatgtatagtgatgcaaacggtggtcagtgatttatatggtatatgtgtgtttccttctcccactaggGCCAAGAAATCTTTCCCTACCCttcccctatgctggtcttatggggactgttattctcaACTTTTAggtggttttttttattatttaaagtctcctcctagcatgagttgtgttgtaaagtgcatatgtatttcatttttctgttcaaagaaagtattacaagttttaataaagatgtttgtgtaatatttgttcatgtcttccagctctcaaagatctgacttttattctacatggctcttacattaagcaagtttggccatctctgataTAAACCATATCTGAAAGCTTACTGAAGGATTCATTTCCCAGTTATATATTGCTGTAAACATTTCATCATTTGAAAATTTAATGTTTTACATCACTCCCTGGCATCAGACAACTAGCAACagtgtctgtagcagtagaaaagagcagagttcagtagcactttaaagattgacaaaaatttgtaggagggtatgagctttcatgggtcactgctcccttcttcaactctggagtgagcagtgactcacaaaagcttatactctgccACCAGTTTTATTAACAGGACCAGATTCAGTGCAGGAGGATGGCCTAGGAACGGGGTTTTAACCTTCCCTCACATGCTGTTTTCCAGAGTTGAAACAGTTGCAGGGGAGCCTGTTTGCCATTGCTGTGGGGTTCCACGTGCACTGACTGTAACACATGGCCCCTGCTGTGCTTACAAGCTGAATATGGTCCCACAGAACTTAGAAACACCTTATGTCATGAACCTTTGTCTATTTGAAATCCTGTTGAGATCAAATCCCACTTAGAAGCCAATATAATTCTGATAAAGATTAAATCGAAACACAATACAATACCTGGAAACACATCATCTTTTGGCTTTTGGAACTTTGTATGTACAACTGTCTATTCCTTAAGGGACTTTGGAAGTATAGATATTGACTGAAGAGATTTTTGCAGGAGTGAGACCAACATAATTGTGGAATTCAGATAATTTGCTATTTGGGACTTTTGTACACATGTACaggttgttttgtttaactttggaTATATGAGAATATTGTATATAGGTTTTGGACCACAAACCATTTGATACGAACTAAAAAATAGGCGACTGAACATAAACCACCTGGAGGTGGTAACATGCACAAGTAAGTTCCCCTAGGGGCTCCCTAATCTTAGAAACTGCTGCTTTTTACAGAAAAATGGTGGCTATCTTAAATGGGCACATAGAATCACAGGACCTAAGTTCTTGTGTCATTCAAAGCAATTGATTCTCAACTATTACCATACCATGAACTCTCACTGATGCAATATCAACTGACCATCTTAGATTATTAAGCAGCAAGTTACCCATTGAAGAGACAGTCAGCCAAGAGGACCTaacttaggtcgttttcgcactcaccttaatcagcagcgacgaccctcttcaccgcgcaggatctgcgcggatttcgcactaattgccgcggagcacccagaagagccggaaagtcccggcgcttttgcggcgcaaacggaaactggtttttggtggtttccgtttgtgccgcaaaagcgccgggactttccagctcttctgggtgctccgcggcaattagtgcgaaatccgcgcagatcctgcgcggtgaagagggtcgtcgctgctgattaaggtgagtgcgaaaacgaccttagtaAACATTTGATCTACTTTCTCTTACTCTCTTTTCATTCATTTACTCCCTGAAGCTTTTTGCCATGTGGTTCTTCTTGGCTGTGTTGCTGATCCTTTATTTCTTTCGCCGATGGTACCGGGAGAGACAGACCGTGGAGAATCTGACAGAGAAATATGTCTTCATCACTGGCTGCGACTCTGGTTTTGGGAATGCGCTCGCCAAGCAGCTGGATCTGAACGGCATGAGGGTCTTAGCAGGATGTCTCACCAAAAAGGCGGCTGAACAGCTGGAGAATGCCACATCTGATCGCTTGAAGACCACCATCCTGGATGTGGCCAGCACAGAGAGTGTTGCAGCTGCCACCGAGTGGGTGAAACGATGTGTGGGGGACAAAGGTGACTGGTTGTCTCTTCTTCATCATGCCATACTTAGTCTCTGTGCAGACAGGACCAGTGACATGAATAACTTACTTCAAATATTCCTAGAATGTTGTAGGATTATGTTAGGGATTCTTAGCAGAGTAATGCAGATTATTGCACAAAACAGTTAGCCATACGCATTTAGCTTTAAAAGTAATCTTTACTTATCTGGTGAGGAAAGGGGGTCTACCAAACAAGAAAAGAATTAACATCGTATCTGTCTTCTCTAACTACATGTTGACTTTCTGAGATCTAAACGGCAACTGGTGTGTGATCTAGGGCTTGAACAAAGGATTGTAAAACTGTAACCCAATGCTTTCTACccagaccaagggtgtcaaactcatttgttatgagggctggatctgacataagtgagaccttgttgggccgggccatatcaggccaggccttatgtatacctatttaagataaagtagcagagatataacatttataaaggacacagacaaacacaattacatttttaaaaaacaacttaaaacatgcttaaaacgttagcactcatttgtcttaaaggtgttttctttgtatttctcccatgggatccagggaagggggcaaaggaagctgtagttcttttcttccttccccagaggactgaggggggagcctcagccaatagaaggaagagtggcttagcatagtagctctgttgtgcgatttaGAGAGCCTGGCTCTGCCTTTCCAccttcctcaagggaggagcctcagccaatggagaaaatagaagttttgctctgtagctcctgtgcgattgagcaagccttgcaaagcaaactgtgatgcagaaggaagcaagagagaggaagaaggaagcagatgacagccagttacttgaggacctgataggagcctgattcagctcccgggccgcatatttgacacccctgtcctaaaccaTCCCCAATCTATTGATTACCCAACTAGAGCTTACCAATACAGGTTAAtatacatattgacacctagtTTCTGACAGGAGATACATGCAGAGCTGCTGATAGGTTCTACCACTAAATAGCTAAGCATCAACATGCATAAGCAAACAATTAATTAACTCATTGCTTCAAGAGGTGAAGTTGCCAAAAAACCAACAGGTTACCAGTTGACAAACACTATGATTTCCCTTAAGAGCAGCTTAATGTAAGAAAGGAAGTAGGGAACAGCTTTGCATGGCATGGAGTTTGATGTTTTTGTCTGATATTGTCTGCAGATGAAGACATTATCAGACAAGAACATTGCCATCTGACACACAGCCATAGGGATTAAGTGGGTCTCTTGCAATCTTAGAAACACTCTGGGGATACCTGCTAGGACAGCAGTTTCTGCATTACTCCCAAGAGCAAGACCTCATGCTCCTTAGTATTCTGAGTAGATGCTGATAACAAGGTAGGAGGGGTGATGACTTGTGTGTAGGTGGAGAGTTTCTTGAGACAAGCTCATCCGAAAGCCTGCTTTGGGGTTATATTAAACTTTTCTAACATTGTCTTTGCAGAGTACCAGCTACCCAGGCTCCTTTGGGTCATTATGATCCTTTTGCAATATATGGTTGGGAATCAGCCtaccctggccaccagcagggtgggggagatGGGGTTGGATAGGGTTGTCAGttccaggatgggaaactcctagagatttggaggtggagcctagggaagacAGGCACCTCAGTAGCATACTATACCATCCAgcccacactccaaagcatcaattttcacCAGGGGGATTGAAGAGTTTAGCTGTTATTTCAGGgagttcccaggtcccacctggaggctagcatccctaaaatcactgccatcccctctgacttgGATACACTAGGAGTGCAGTCAGATGAGCACTTTGATCTGTTGTCATTGCTTCTCCCAATGGATTTAAAGAGCTCATCCACAGAGTTACATCTGTCTTCCATTCCCCACTTGTCAGCCATCCATCTTCACTGACTTTCCCACCACTGAATAAAGTCCATTGTTTTCTGTTTGAACCAGCCCCACTGAGCACTTCTGATGACTGATCTCTCTGTAGTACACTTGAGCCCTTTAGGAGGTCTGGTTTCCACTCCTTAGCCGCtattttacttttctttttttgctgttagCGATATGTATACACATAACTGCATATTCACCCAATGGCAAGTAAGTGGTTATGCACACATACAAAACAGACTTTCTAAAAAGACCAAAGCTGCCCACCACCCCCTCTCTGTGGTGACTGCATGGTGGGAGTCTGATCACTCAGCCACGGGGTGAGATGGGATTAGGGTGTGATCACATTTCTCCAGAACAAATAGTTCCAGAGAAATTTTAGGTGTGGCCAAGGCTGAAGTCTGAGCGCACCCTTGATTTAAATTCTGTATCAGAGTACATCTTGGATTTGGCTAGTTCCAGATTTAAATTCTGTATCAGAGTACATCTTGGACTTGGTTAGTCCAAGTTGCTTGGATATATTTCAGCTTTCACCTGAGAAGGATGACAAGTTACTTGAAGGGGTCTGTGCCCCTATGTGCTGTCTTGATCCCTGTCCTCTTTGTAGCCAACTGTGAAGTCCTGCTGTTAAGGGCAATTTAAAGGCTGAAAGCTCTTTGGTAGAGTCACATAGCATCTCCCCAAAGGCAGGCAGTTATTAATAGTCCAGTGAAAAAAGCAATCCCTATGAAGAGTTACAGGTTGATTTACAGTTTATAATtttgaaacaggatgctagactggaTCATGGCCGCATAATTCCTGTTACTAGGATGAAGGTCATTACTGCAAATATATTGTAATTTTGCCCTGCCATGTACTCAGTGTAGGAATAGCTAGAGTCAAGGTGTCCTCACAATTAGCACATGTTCTCAAGGGTGATGAAGTACCTGTTGCTTAATTTGCATGTTACAAAATCCCTGCTTCATCATTCATATATTTGACACCCCATCTAGTTATACAATAGCCCCAATTAGCGGCAGAAGTTGGCTGCAATTCTGGATAACTGGCAGTAATCAATTGCATGAGGTACTGGGCAGGGAAGTTATTTACGCAAACTGCAGAGTTTTGTGGCATCTAGAATGTGTCATCAACCCTTCTTTTTCTCTACAGGGTTCAGATGCTATGTTACCAAATGCAATTTATATAAGGCTGTAAAGATTTAAATAGACATTTTtgtgagggtttttaaaaaatcatgttgatctttaatgtcccccccccccctcactcacaCACCTTTATTATGAAACCATGCATCAAGCAATCTGTCTGTTGTATTATGGGGTGGAAGTCCatacgaagtcaagccgagagagagtagtGTGGTTTGTTAATAAAATAATGAGGGGAAGAAATCCCTCAAAGGTTTGCTGACACATGAAAATCCAAACTATGTGTATATACAACAATACATGAAAGGCCATGTAAAACTAATGACTTCTCTCCATAGCAACAGAATGTGTCAGTAATAAAGGGCAGGGCAAAGGTCATTGCAGAATCTTAGAACATGGGCCCCAGTCATCTTTCATTTCAGTATTTTAACACCCATTCAAGAAGCGAGCAAAATTCTCTGCATTTGCTATGTAGTAAGATAGTTGCCTGTTTTCACCAAAGGACATTAAATATTGTTATTGGACATTGTTAAAGGACACTAATATATTGTTTCCTCACACAGGGCTCTGGGGTGTAGTAAATAATGCAGGTATAGGTGCACCAACAAGTCCCAATGAGTGGCTGGCTAAAGAAGACTTCATGAAAATCCTAAGTGTCAACTTGCTTGGGGTGATTGATGTGACACTGCAGATGTTGCCCCTGGTGAAGAGAGCTAGAGGAAGAGTGGTCAATGTGGCCAGTGTGATGGGAAGACTGGCATTCTTTGGTGGAGGTTACTGTCCATCCAAGTTTGGTGTGGAAGCCTTCTCTGACAGTCTGAGGTAAAGTATCAACTCAGCAGTTTGCTCTTTTAACTGGTTAACTGGCAAGTGCTTCTGCAGGTAAATCTGAAACTGAAAGCCACTtcggtatagtggtgaagtgtgtggattcttatatgagagaaatgggtttgattccccactcctccacatacatctgctgatgtgacctcgaGTCAGTAACGAGTTCTCAGAGGTGTTCCTCTCAAGAGGTGttatggaagagctctctc
This region of Heteronotia binoei isolate CCM8104 ecotype False Entrance Well chromosome 13, APGP_CSIRO_Hbin_v1, whole genome shotgun sequence genomic DNA includes:
- the LOC132581771 gene encoding 17-beta-hydroxysteroid dehydrogenase type 6-like, which codes for MWFFLAVLLILYFFRRWYRERQTVENLTEKYVFITGCDSGFGNALAKQLDLNGMRVLAGCLTKKAAEQLENATSDRLKTTILDVASTESVAAATEWVKRCVGDKGLWGVVNNAGIGAPTSPNEWLAKEDFMKILSVNLLGVIDVTLQMLPLVKRARGRVVNVASVMGRLAFFGGGYCPSKFGVEAFSDSLRREMLSFGVHVSIIEPGAFRTSIALPVEETYKDIWTRLPSDIKVQYGQQYFDTCLKQLSGLLHSGSADLSLVTDSMEHALTSRHPRTRYSSGWDAKLFYIPVSYLPTTVADYILTRDQPKPAQAI